DNA from Rosa rugosa chromosome 6, drRosRugo1.1, whole genome shotgun sequence:
agtatgacatgaatcagcgagttggactactcgggattcatgaatacagtatgacatgaaagtagagagttgaattactcttgatcatgaatacaccTTTATTATTTAAAATGTGTCGAGTGGTGAGTGATGAGATTGTTGGAAAATGGTTTGGAAATGGAGGtggaatgatttgttttgaattggGTTGAGTGGTAAGGATTGAGGTTGGGggtgtttacttgagttaaagtaTTTGTGAGATAATAAAATCAACCTttccttcttgtttactcatacgagctttgcaaaaagcttaccgggttttgtgttgttgcaatcccggtacactattcaaacggtgtagcgggtaatcctacaggtcaggaaaatcaggaaggtgatcgagctgcgtagagtagttgcatttgtgtgaatctgactttcttttgtgaggtgtgttatgctcatttgagctacatttatatttggagagagtgtgctgtaatcaataaactccttgaggatttggttatgtaatattgggtggtgtgaggtgtgtttgttctgagaaaaaatttcagaacgttattgtaataattattattcatgtttcggatttgaatttgttattcaaaattcggggcgtgacagttacTGACAAGCTTCAGTTCTTCAAGTATGTATCAGTAACCTGTAATTCAATAAAATAGCAAGACTGTAAGGAACTGAGAAACAAACCGAACAGTTGGGACGAAATTAACAAAAGCCCAGCTCTAAAAGTTATGCATGAGTAGAAACTTACAATTGGCCAAAAGAAAACACACAGAAAATGATCAAATTAAGGAAAAAGGAAGCAGCTAGCCAGCTACAACAAGAGACAGATATTGGAAAGAGGGGAGAAAGAGGTAGacatttttttcttccttttcaaaTTAGATAAATACCAGTCGTTGAATATCACAGCTAATTCTCTCAAGTCATCAAGTGTATAGTCATTCTTTAATTAAACAAAAGATTAGAGTCATCAAGTGCATATTAAATAGGAAATATTTTGACCATTTGAATCTTAAAACTAATCTGAATAACAAAATTCTGTCATCATCTGATCATCCTTACATAGAAACTAAGTGGAGACTAACGTCAGAATCTATCTATTTTATTTGGGGAAGTAAAATTCATTGTGAAATTTGTCAATGTGTTAACAAAATGACcattataaaaattgaaaaaaagtctaataaatgtagtttttttaagttaaaaatgatttttaagtgttttgacaaatataccctcaattttaacggcttctaacggtagaattaacggcagtgagttaagtgaaagacggatgtaaaactgagtgagttaagtgatatttttgaaaatacagtgagttaagtgtcgaataagtcataactcagtgaccctTATGGTAAATCTTCAGAAAAAGGTCCAAGCCCAAATATGCATTTTTCAGATTTAGCATTTGTCGGTTTCTCTGGGACAGATGAAGCCTGAAGGATTGTCTTTGTTCTTTCAAAAGGAAAAGGTCCAAAGCCCAAATATCATTGATAGACAAGTCTCAAATTTGCACGACTGATAGTCATAACAAGTCTCGAATTTGTAGCAGAAAATAGAGTGACCTAAATGGCTTCCTCTTTTCAACATGTACCATACTCTAAATTATCTTACTTAAAAGGAAGGCATCTTGATCTGCTCCAAAGTTTTGTATCGAGATCGATGTCATCATGTGGCTTGAGTCAGAGGTAATGGCCGGCCTATACTAGAATCTAAGCATCTCTACATCATCAACTGCATGCTTCTTATTCACAACTCCTTCTATTACACACAAAAAAGACGTTAGAATATAATGAAAGATCTCAAGCTCAGAATAAGTATATGTAATGTATGCACAAGACCGCTGTAGCAAATTTTTTGGCTGCTAAAGTCCTAAAGAAGAAAGCAACCAATAGTTAGGCTTCAAAGTCAGATGGCTGTCGATATGGCTCATGTCACACCCTACAGTCTACAAGCTTGTAGATTATATTCCCTTAAGCAGATTTAGTCGTCAGACTGAGACGTTGAATTGTTAATTTGTAGGCTGCTGTTTACTTTGCTTATGGTAACTTTCCACTTTCAGGGGATCCACCATCTACGGTGTAGATGGTATCATTTCAAAATGGCATTGACATTACAGAGCACATTCCAGATCTCCAGTACATAGGCAGATTCCCTACTATAATCTGTTAAAAGAACTAAACTCAATCTGGGGTGAAAATGTTTGTTAGAATGCCGGAAAGAAGTTGAGATATGGAGCCGTATAGGTAAATATATAGTGTTAAAGGGAGTAGGAAAATACAAAGAGGCTAAAACATGTGTTCGGTGATTCACACGCAATTTACGTGTGTTTCTAGCCctaattaccttgaaattagcGAATACTGAAACATTATTTCgtagtattactttgtttttcttcatttgtagaaaattatggtcaagagaggaaaaaaacGAAAGAAGTAGTGAATTCGagcaaaaagtcaactccgacTGAATGACGAAAAGTCAACTAGTTAACCATCgggtcaaccaagtcaacttgGCCCAATAACAAGAAGTCTGaggcccaagaccaaagaagcacacatgtgaagacccaagcccatttatattacatctttgtattcaaatttcaaattcaaaatcaatgtaatgataataataattagTGGACTACATACcacacacatcacacatgtTGATGAGATATTTATTTATGTTCACACTAGGcacacactcacttacacttttaccctccggttttctttatattttccaaaatgttttctaatcttctaattctctacatttttattaggttattttagtcttttcattttaccCATTTTCTATTTGTTTTTGAGCCCTTGGATCCAGGGTACAAGTCCAATCTTGACCCTTGAACCCAAGGGGGTATTAAAGCACATTTGCACACACATTTCACAAGCTTAAAACCCATTTTTCTACACCCTAGGCCGAATTTGGGACTTCTCTCCcttctcacctcttcttctcttcttcatcctccaTTCTTCACATGTAAGCTTGCACAAGGAGGAGGCACACACATTTCCGGTATCTAGGTCATCATCTCTACACCATGGCTTCTCTTGGCTTCATAAGGGTAGCAAGAGAAGCCATGAAGTTATGGCAATAGCTAGTGACAAGCTTTGCCTTAACTTTCAGTCTTTCATGGATTTCCCCTCtctttccctcttctttctctctctcttatttcttgcttatggtgttgtttgatgtgtattaatatatacttgtgtgtgacctctcatggttttagggttttgaaacccaAGTTTAGTTTTATATGGTTTTATTgaggaattaataaaattgatgtttattcatatgatttgtgtactcttgctttaatttcttcactctAGATGTATGATTTAGGTTTTCCCCTCCTTAATCTATGTTTGGTGTGTTGGAATTGAAATATTAAATTAgggaatttatatttcaatttagaTTATGGCATGAGTATGGTGGAATTTGCCCATTGCATATCTCTATTTCCATTTAGATTTCTTAGATTGTGGTTCTCCAATCACCCAATTTTGAGTATTATTACCCATGATTGTCGGAATAGTATTCAGAATTGTTGGGTAAGGTAATTgttatcacaagtactcttttcGACCTTATTATTTGTGGTGATGGTTGTTAGAATGTGTTACAATCGATTGTCGAAACATAAAGCATTTAGTTTTGAGCACTtatggccctaacaaggcataaggtttgagactagtatagggtagccaaaaactaagtattctttcttctttttgtttttgcttagggtttgactactattttatgacaatcaatttagttttcttttcaacctcttaatgctaaatggaaatccgacaaaacatttgaagcatCATTTGAATTAATCATTATCATTCCATACGATTTTAAATTTGTGTGGAGAACCTTGAATTCCATGGTGACCCTTGATGCGATGCATCTCATCATTCTATCTATCTTATTTTTATATCGTAGTTAGTTagtttatttatcatttatgaaaatccaaaaaaCATTGTGACTTTTCCACTACCATTCATTTGTAAATCTATGTGAGCGTGAGCATTACAAGCACTTTCGTGTGTTTCACGGTCCTATTTAGGCCTTGCTTGGTGCAAGGCCATCTATGTGACTTTGTGTGATGCAAAGTCATGCTTGAATGAGGCTCGGTGCCttgtttagcattttttttctatttttatttttttgtgcaAGTGATTTTCGGTGACCTAGAACCATAGGATTCTTAGCTAGCTCGTAATCCCAAAGGTACAATAAACCGGGACGTAAATACTTCCCATCTTTGATAACCGTGTTGATTGTTACGCGATAGGCGAATGAAAAACGTTCAAATCATTCGGAAAAATGCTTCAAATAGAATTGGCTGCAATGTGCAAAAATCTAAAGTTCTAAACTCTTCAAGAATATTTAAGGGAGTTGGGACACCTTAGCCATGTGTTTAAACAGGACACATGAAAGCTTTTTCCTATAAAAGGAAAAGGTTCAAGCCTACGCTTAGCCAATGTCATCGATAAAGAAGTAAAAGAAGCATATGGGTGGCTAACAAAGGCTCCCTTTTATCCTGTAATTAGTCTTTAATTGATTTACAATATCCTTCAATTCTTAGGAATATTATAGGACAGTTCCCTAATACAAAAACCAACTTCGGCTCAGGTTTCCTATTGCAGCCAACTAAATAAAAGCATCGATCACTCTGTTGCCTAATCAAAACAGGTACGAATAGAAATTTTCTAGGTAGAAGAATCTCTTGAGTCTTAGAAATAGTATTAGCCACTCCCACTCAAGGAACTTTATCAATCTTGAAAAGTAAAAGAATATTGTGAATAATCTCAAcatcttagtttttttttccgTCAAGATCTCAACATCATAGTTACCATTGCCCAGCTAAGAATGATGAACTACCAAAGCCATCTTTTGGCATCAAAATTCTAGGAAAAGTGGGTTGACTATATAACTTTATGAAATCATGCAGGACAGTTTTGAAGCATAGCTAGCTGCATAGATAGGCCTGATTGTTCTTGACCAAAATAGCTGGCCACGATTATTTTTTGGCAGTGTGAGAACTGAGAACTCAAGAGAACACAATGTTTGATATATATAGGCCTAGGAAGAATTTTCAACAGATTAGCTGATTAAGACTCAGTTTTGACCTATAAAGTTATGCCAATTCTTGTATTGTGTCATTGTGTGCATGGAAGAAGTAGGGTGACATAGGAGTACGTATATGAGTGAACTTCCTCGTTCACAACCTTTTGGAAGTTACATATATCTATATTCAGTTTCCATTATCTGAATATGCTAAAACACAATTAATATAAAAAATCATATatgttgagaaaaaaaaatcgatCAATTTGAACATAAAATTATCAGAACATGATGTCTAATGAACAATTAGTTTTCATTCATTCGACATGACTATATAGGTTTGCTAATTAGAGTTGCTAGTTATGTGACACAAATACAGAAACGAGATGTGTCAAACACGAATGACACGAAAAAAACTCTACTCTTCAGATGAGGGTTCTAGAGAATGCATTGGACAAATTAGCTACCGAATTACAAGTTTAAATCAAGTATCTAATTCCAAAGGAAGCAAAGAGGATTATCATATTgacaacccaaaaaaaaaaaaggaattaagaaaaaaattgagaatAAAAACATGTTATATTTAGTGGACCACCATTAATGAAGAAGGCTTTTTGGTCTGATGCTAATCTAAAGCTGCGTTTGGCTCTGATCAACTCGGCACTTTTGGCGGGTATAAAGCGAAGACGTCGTTCATTGGACAACGGCCGCACTTTCCAGACCTCCAAACACACCCCTAACCCCCCCAGTTGACACAGCAAAAGCTGAAAAGTGCAATGGCACTTCCGTAAATTAATCGAATATCCAGACCGCTTTTAACCAACCCAAAAACGACCTTTCAATTATTAACCCGCGCGAAATTCATAAATTCGTTACAcacaaaaaaaagttcaaaaccAGAAAGCAAAGCAAGAAAAGCAGAAAGAACATTCTTTCGTTTAATCTCCAACTCTCCAATCCACGGCGATGCGTCTGCACACCGCACCTTTCTTCTTCGTTCCGATTCCTTGTGCTGTCCTGCACCGCAAACTTTAGTGTTCTCCGCTTCACCAGATTCCCTAGCCCTCTCGCCGGGGCCGCACACAACTTGATTGTATAAATATGCGAGTGTGGACATTCTGTCTCTGATCGAACTCCCCCACTTTATTTTTTTGGAGATCAGAAGTCGGATTTCGATTGCTTTAGTGCCGAAGCGAAGAATCTGTCGAGAAAAtgactttctttctctctcagaGATTCCATCTTTCTCTCTCCGCTTTTTAATTTGGACGATGCCTATTGCCTTGTTCTTCTTCCCCTTTTCTTTCAAACCGTCCGTCAAATAattcctctttctctttctctctctctctctctctctctgtggttTCCGTCCTTTTCAAGCTCCTTGGTGATTCCGGCGAAGCCTAGAGCTATAATAGGAGCTTCATTTCAGTCTTTCATGGCTCCCTCAGGTGTCAACCAGCTCTCTCACCCTTGTGTTTATGGTATAATCTATATTTTCCTGATATCAAGACTCAGCAATTCGGCTAGttcatcggtttttttttttttttttttttaatttggtaCCGCCTGTTTCTGTGGAAAGAATTGTAATTAGTTGGGAGATGTGGTTGAAATGTTTTTGGTAAGCAGGGGAGTTTGTTTCTTCATACGCAGAGAGGAAGTCACGCTTTATGAAATGGCTGAGTAAACTTTTCAGGAGCGGGAACAATCGAGGAGGAACTTTTGGGAATCGCAATCATCAGCTTATTGGCGACGAAAACATGGTTTGGCGTGCGCCTTTTAGATCTGTGGTTAGAACAACCTTCTCTCTTTTCTGTCGTTTCTTACTTTTTTCTGATTGTGGTTATTGGTTATGGTACTAATTAAAAGGAAGTTATGGAAAAGTTTTGTTCTAACTTGGCTGCAACTATTTAATCAAGTAATGTTGCTTCAAATTACTTGCAgtcttaaaattttaaaatgtaAATTATGACCAAGATATTTCTCTTCTTGCTATTGTTAATGGATCTAGTTACAACTTAACAAAATAACAGATTCAATCTGAAACGTTTTACTCAAGTAAGGATTCTTTTGAGGTCGCAAACAAATGGGCCGGGGTTTGGTAGAATTACCTCTGCATCTTCATTTTGCAATTTACTGCAATGTAGGGTTATAAACTTATAATGATGCCATAAAGCATTAGCTTGCAGTATATTGGTGTTACTCAACTGTCCAGAAATTTTCATATGAAAATTTTCTCATTATGTAACTTTTGCATTAGATTCTAAATTAAGACCTGACTAGTAGGTCAATAGAACCTGTAAATTGTTGTTCACAGCCAATGCTTGATGCCCTTATATGCTTTGGGTGTATATTATTAAGAACAAACATTTTGTAACAACTACAAGAGCCTTTCATTTCCCATGTACGAGTGTAACACCTATGTCTCCCAGCACAGTGGTGACTACTATTGAGTGGGTTTAGGCAAAAGGCTCCCTTCAATTATATATGACTAGATATCTGAACTTTTGTGATTTAGTTTCTCTCCTTTTTATCAGGATGAGCGGTCTAGAACccagaaagagaaagaggaatTAGACCATGCAATTGCGCTCTCTCTGGCTGAAGATTCAAAGAGACCCAGTGGTAGGCTTTATGTTCTTCAAGATCTAACTAAACTCTTTTTACTACTCTGCATAAGTTTGTgtgtttacaattatcaattATTTTAgattaatttttagtttttattcccAGGATATAGATGGCAGGACAAAGATAACGAGCTTGCTAGGTCACTTCAGGATATAAATCCACCAATATATCCTCCATATGCCCCTCCAGTTCCTCAGTATAATCCGTATGGAACTAGGTAAGAattttttgttgtacttgtaaTTCTGTGTAGCTTAGGGTCGATAATTTGATCGATTGTGTTATGAAGCTTGAAAGTTGCTGCAACTGATTACAGAATTTCATGAGTTTGTGACCACCAGAGTCTAAAGTTGGTAGCACCCTTATTCTCTCATATTGTCAAATCCTATACAATCTGAGAAGAAACAAACCAAATGCAagtttaggaaaaaaaaaaatcatgactTCCTATTTTGAACATTACTGATCCTGTCCTTTTTGCCTGTAATATGCAGAATATGTGGTGGTTGTCAGCAAGATATACGTTACGGTAATTATTTGGGCTGCATGGGGACATTTTTTCATCCTCAGTGCTTCTGCTGTCGTTCTTGTGGTCGCCCAATTGTTGAGAATGAGGTATAACTGTATTAGTTTGTCTTTCTTGGACTCAtatcatgtatatatatttgcTTTCATCTAGCCCTTACCTGTGTTTTTCTCTTGATTCAAGTTTTCTCTATCAGGGAGGGATCCTTATCATAAGTCCTGTTTTAAGGAGCTGGCCCATCCAAAATGTGAAGTTTGTCATCAATTTGTAAGAAAAGTCTACTTTGACTTATAATTCATCTAAACCTTATTATTTTCTGGGATTTGGTAACGATGGGTGATATGAATTGACATTGATAAACTTTCATTTCAATAACTTTCAGATTCCAACGAATCAAGCTGGTTTGATCGAGTATAGATGCCATCCATTTTGGTCACAAAAATACTGTCCATCACATGAACATGATAACACAGCTCGTTGCTGTAGTTGTGAACGCTTAGAGGTACTCATCTAAACCTGCACTGTGATACTTTCTCTTAAAACTCTAGAAATTGTTGAAAATGGAAATCACTGATCAAATTgtctgttttcttcttttcccttccTTACAGTCTTGGGATGCAAGATATATTTCAGTGGGAGATGGACGGAGTCTATGCTTTGAATGTATGGAATCAGCTATCATGGATACTGGTGATTGTCAGCCATTGTATCATGCCATCAGAGATTATTATGAAGGAATGAACATGAAGTTAGATCAGCAAATTCCCATGCTTCTGGTTGAAAGACAAGCACTTAACGAAGCTATTGTCGGGGAGAAGAATGTAATGATACCCTGCTCTGTTCCTTTAAGTTATAGATTATTTTGGAAGTCCATAATCTAAAACTGGTTCTTTGCAGGGCCTCCATCACATGCCCGAGACAAGGGGTTTATGCCTTTCTGAAGAGCAGACAGTCACCAGTGTATGAATCatattacaactttgacaaTCTATATTTTTCTTCGTTAATAATGAATCATTCACAAGCAGAGTCTTACCAAAGCATTTTGTCTGCTTCTCCATTTAGATACTCAAAAGGCCAAGAATTGGAGGGCATCAACTTATCGGAATGAGAACCCAACCTCAAAAGTTGACTCGAAGATGTGAAGTTACTGCCATTCTTGTTCTCTATAGCCTTCCAAGGTAATGGGAAACTTCTGCAATATCTCCTCTATATAAAACTCAGTTCTCTGCAATATTCATCTCACTATTTAGTGTCCTTTCTGGAAATGCAGATTACTAACAGGTGCTATCCTTGCTCATGAGTTGATGCACGGCTGGTTACGTCTCAAAGGTAAGTTTGTATTTCTGAAGCTCTCTCATATGAACCTTTGCATTCTCATTAGGAAATCATTTATTGAATAAACCAACTGTGCAGGCTACCGTAATCTTAATCCTGAAGTAGAGGAAGGTATCTGTCAAGTGCTTTCATACATGTGGCTTGAAACAGAAGTAATGCCAGGATTCAAAAACATGCCATCCACGTCTACATTTGCAGCTTCTTCTTCCACTTCCTCATCCTCATCGAAAAAGGGTGGAAAGTCGAATGTTGAACAGAAGCTTGGTGAATTTTTCATGCATCAAATTGCGAATGATTCTTCCCCAGCATATGGTGGAGGGTTTAGAGCAGCTAATGCAGCTGTCAATAAGTATGGTTTACGTCGTACTCTGGATCACATTCGTCTCACTGGAAATTTCCCATTGTAATACGAAAACAATATGATCCCTATTCCTGTCTCTTTTAATATAAATTATTTTGCCAGCCCCAAAAGGATTGAGCTCATCAAAGAAGCTCTAGTCCTTTGAGGATAACACATCCAATGCCACTCTTACCAATAACAATGCGtatctttgtttctttctcGTTACAGATGATCGGTTTTGTTtgataggttttttttttcatttctttttttgggaaaaagaaCCCCGTTAAATAATGTTCCTGTTTATCAGATATGGTACTGGGCAAGAGACGATCCTTGGGGATATGTAACATGAAAATAATAGgaataataaattaaaaaaaaaaaaatagggaagGACTGTTACTATTTGGAGTTGCTTAAATGGTCCATGTAGTGCCTAGTCATGGACTCCCTCACTCATACAAACTCATACAAAATTAAACTTCCGGAAAGCAAAGTGGGTAACAACATAGccttctttttttcctcttaAGAAATAGAAGAATACATTAGAACTACGACAAAATAGTCATTAGTCATTACTGATGCAAGAATTGCAGCCCAGCAAAAAGAAGATTTAATATTCTTTTTAGAACTGTGAGAGAAAGTGTGTTGCATACATTTCTAAGTGTAATATTGGATCCTAAATCTATACATGGAAAAATGCTAGTATCTCACAGCAGCATTGCAAAAACTACCATGAGATTAGTTATAACAATTTCAAATCACATCCTCCTCTTTAGTATCTCCCTTAAAAAGATGTGCACCTACTATATAGTAGCACTAACATCTGCAAGAAGCATCTTCAGTGTCTCGTATGTCATAAAACAAATGCCGACACCAGGTACCACTTTGTAGTATTCCGGTAGAATTCCTCTATACAAGCCGCGCAAGCCTTCTGTCCTGAATATGTGCTTAAATGTACCGAAAAGACCTGTTGTGTAGACACGCGCTCGGCCACCAGCCCCTTCCAACTGTTTGCGCCGCCTCACGAGATCCAATGGAAATGTTGCTGCATAATAGAGTGAGAATGAAATATAAGGAGGTAACACAATTATTGCATGACACTCCTTCATACTCTATGATGTGAATTCTACAAGGTCAAAAACCTCATCAACCACAAACAGAACAAGGCTATTGTAATCATGCAGACCAAAGAACAAATCCATAACAAGCAAACAAATTAAACCAGGCCAATGAAGACGAAAACTTCAGACCACAAAGACAAAAAGATAAAGTTGCAACATATGATCACATAAACATGCAAGCATATTGTTCGGAATTTGTCACATTCAAATTGAACATTCTTGTTATTTAATTAACACCACTGCAACCACGCTTTGTAAAAAGGTATGGCATGAAAACCACGAATAAGGTCCCATAACTGCTCCTTGACTGATTGTATTTATCTATAAGACAAATCACCCAACGAGTAAAGAGAAAACTCATAGGCTGCTTGTACTAACGGGAAAGTACCTAGGTTGTCCAGTCTCTAAAGGAATAGAAATGTTATCCAATACCCTATTAAAGTCATTTTCAAtctttgagaagaaaaaaaaattattcttaaTCCATAGTTGATGCAAATTGATAAACACAGTACTCCCATCTGTACCAGTGAGGCTTGACGGATTCCAATACCCATGAAGACATTGGAAAAGGAAGCCTAAGTGAGAAGCATACCTCAAAGAGGACACCTCTCACATTTGATAACTGAGAACAAAGGTTCACCTGTAGTGCCACCCTATAATAGAACTGACTGCAAATCTTTGGGAGACAAGTCACCGAAGAAATGCTGAATGAAGTTAGTCAAAATAAGAtctttattattaaaaaaattatgtttgaTGAATGACGAAGGAGAAACAATTTCTTGTCAGCTTCCTTACTACAATTCCCAAATGCAGATTAAAAACCACTCCATTGTTGTCACTGACTCTAGGGTTCAGTCTGGTTAGAGACTTGGTGCAGAGCCTGCACCACAACCTGTTTTCTCTGCATCAAAAGCATAGTAGACAGCTATATACATCAACGTCTTTGGCGTTTCTAAGTTAacaaagtaattaattaaaccACATTGCTAACTGTAATAGCATTGTTTTAATCAATTTAAATGCAAAAATTCAGGTTGGGGTTTTTTGAGCAATTAACACAAAAAAGTAGAACCAACAGAAAACATCACTGGAACAGAAaattgtgagaaaaaaaaaaaaaaccttttatAACTGCAACATGggttatttaaataaataaaaaataaatagataaaaccaCCATTAAAGCTAGCTGACCAAGTATCAAGACACTGACAATTTTGAAAACTATGACTTCTCAGTACATATTAAATGAAACCATCAGCCACAACCACCACCCTCAGTAGTCAGtacatatttaaaaaaatatagacCATCTTAAAGACCCTCAGGAATTCCAAACAGAACGTCTAGGATCACTCACCTGTTGATGATGCAATTCCTGAAAGGCTCCCACAAGCAAGACTAACCAGCACAGTAGAATCATCAGGCCTAATGTAAagacacaaaattaaaattatcGTGTTAGGCCTGAAAATAGGATGCATAGAATGACAATTAAAGGGCATGAAGACCCTAAAATTGCGGAGTCCATAAAGAAAAGTAATCACCTGTTTGCCTGCCAATAAGATCTTAATGTCTCATATACTGTAAAACTGATAGCTATACTGGGCCCAACACCCTGCATTATATACAGTCCAGGAGTCAGCAGCACATCAAGAAGAAATTTTAAGCATAAATGAAGTTAACAATAATAATAGGAGCATACCAAGAGGGTTGCTCCAAGTCCTTTATAGAGACCAAAGATACCCTCATCCCTGCTAATAGTTTGCAAAGCATGCCCAATGCCTCTGTAGTACATTACATTTGTCTGCAAAGTACAAACTAATTaggacaaaaacaaaatatacatGCAAAATAAATCAATCAATATTAAAGGCAATCGAGAGCACAATACAACAACCCCCAAAGGTTGAAAGTGTTGAAACTGAATAGAATATATGCATGTGTATTGCTGATACAAACTCTGCCTTGGATAGCAAACTTTCGGGTAggttttaaaaaagaaaatgataactCAAGGATTAACTTGCGTAGACATGCCAAGAACAAATTGAGAGGACTTGCAATATATGCAGTAGATATGAAGAGCTTTAAGGCAATCATACCTACAGAAATGCCCAAAGGTTCAGATGGTTGAAACTGAATTGAATAGTTGCATGTGTGGTAATTGATTCAAATCTACCTCCAGACCGCAAAGTTTCAGATAGATTTTAACAAAGAAAAGATAACTCATAGATCAACTTTCAAAGACATGCAGCATGCTGCATAGCATTCCCAAGCATGTCAAATCAAGTAAAATCtagtaaaagaaaacaaagattgCCTCCCAACCATCTGATCTTACCTGAGCTGCAAGGCGTGTCCTTACAAGATCCAAAGGATATGTGGCTGTTGCAGCTGTTATTCCTGCCAAACCTCCACCCACAAAATGTACACAAATGTCTGTACTCATGTTATCCCTGGAATTTTCCAGTCCCGGAACTGTATGCAGAATCTGTACCACATAAAATCCAATGAACTAAATGCCAAGATATAATAATCAAC
Protein-coding regions in this window:
- the LOC133718032 gene encoding protein DA1-related 2 isoform X1; its protein translation is MAPSGVNQLSHPCVYGEFVSSYAERKSRFMKWLSKLFRSGNNRGGTFGNRNHQLIGDENMVWRAPFRSVDERSRTQKEKEELDHAIALSLAEDSKRPSGYRWQDKDNELARSLQDINPPIYPPYAPPVPQYNPYGTRICGGCQQDIRYGNYLGCMGTFFHPQCFCCRSCGRPIVENEFSLSGRDPYHKSCFKELAHPKCEVCHQFIPTNQAGLIEYRCHPFWSQKYCPSHEHDNTARCCSCERLESWDARYISVGDGRSLCFECMESAIMDTGDCQPLYHAIRDYYEGMNMKLDQQIPMLLVERQALNEAIVGEKNGLHHMPETRGLCLSEEQTVTSILKRPRIGGHQLIGMRTQPQKLTRRCEVTAILVLYSLPRLLTGAILAHELMHGWLRLKGYRNLNPEVEEGICQVLSYMWLETEVMPGFKNMPSTSTFAASSSTSSSSSKKGGKSNVEQKLGEFFMHQIANDSSPAYGGGFRAANAAVNKYGLRRTLDHIRLTGNFPL
- the LOC133718032 gene encoding protein DA1-related 2 isoform X2; its protein translation is MAPSGVNQLSHPCVYERKSRFMKWLSKLFRSGNNRGGTFGNRNHQLIGDENMVWRAPFRSVDERSRTQKEKEELDHAIALSLAEDSKRPSGYRWQDKDNELARSLQDINPPIYPPYAPPVPQYNPYGTRICGGCQQDIRYGNYLGCMGTFFHPQCFCCRSCGRPIVENEFSLSGRDPYHKSCFKELAHPKCEVCHQFIPTNQAGLIEYRCHPFWSQKYCPSHEHDNTARCCSCERLESWDARYISVGDGRSLCFECMESAIMDTGDCQPLYHAIRDYYEGMNMKLDQQIPMLLVERQALNEAIVGEKNGLHHMPETRGLCLSEEQTVTSILKRPRIGGHQLIGMRTQPQKLTRRCEVTAILVLYSLPRLLTGAILAHELMHGWLRLKGYRNLNPEVEEGICQVLSYMWLETEVMPGFKNMPSTSTFAASSSTSSSSSKKGGKSNVEQKLGEFFMHQIANDSSPAYGGGFRAANAAVNKYGLRRTLDHIRLTGNFPL
- the LOC133718032 gene encoding protein DA1-related 2 isoform X3 codes for the protein MAPSGEFVSSYAERKSRFMKWLSKLFRSGNNRGGTFGNRNHQLIGDENMVWRAPFRSVDERSRTQKEKEELDHAIALSLAEDSKRPSGYRWQDKDNELARSLQDINPPIYPPYAPPVPQYNPYGTRICGGCQQDIRYGNYLGCMGTFFHPQCFCCRSCGRPIVENEFSLSGRDPYHKSCFKELAHPKCEVCHQFIPTNQAGLIEYRCHPFWSQKYCPSHEHDNTARCCSCERLESWDARYISVGDGRSLCFECMESAIMDTGDCQPLYHAIRDYYEGMNMKLDQQIPMLLVERQALNEAIVGEKNGLHHMPETRGLCLSEEQTVTSILKRPRIGGHQLIGMRTQPQKLTRRCEVTAILVLYSLPRLLTGAILAHELMHGWLRLKGYRNLNPEVEEGICQVLSYMWLETEVMPGFKNMPSTSTFAASSSTSSSSSKKGGKSNVEQKLGEFFMHQIANDSSPAYGGGFRAANAAVNKYGLRRTLDHIRLTGNFPL
- the LOC133718032 gene encoding protein DA1-related 2 isoform X4, translating into MAPSERKSRFMKWLSKLFRSGNNRGGTFGNRNHQLIGDENMVWRAPFRSVDERSRTQKEKEELDHAIALSLAEDSKRPSGYRWQDKDNELARSLQDINPPIYPPYAPPVPQYNPYGTRICGGCQQDIRYGNYLGCMGTFFHPQCFCCRSCGRPIVENEFSLSGRDPYHKSCFKELAHPKCEVCHQFIPTNQAGLIEYRCHPFWSQKYCPSHEHDNTARCCSCERLESWDARYISVGDGRSLCFECMESAIMDTGDCQPLYHAIRDYYEGMNMKLDQQIPMLLVERQALNEAIVGEKNGLHHMPETRGLCLSEEQTVTSILKRPRIGGHQLIGMRTQPQKLTRRCEVTAILVLYSLPRLLTGAILAHELMHGWLRLKGYRNLNPEVEEGICQVLSYMWLETEVMPGFKNMPSTSTFAASSSTSSSSSKKGGKSNVEQKLGEFFMHQIANDSSPAYGGGFRAANAAVNKYGLRRTLDHIRLTGNFPL